Proteins encoded by one window of Megachile rotundata isolate GNS110a chromosome 10, iyMegRotu1, whole genome shotgun sequence:
- the LOC105663103 gene encoding transcription factor kayak isoform X1: protein MTQRVPSAGFYDTIVEDHNYTMFSMYPTSNYSDPWQLTKEEKAMLVSLDGLHSGVPTRTTPTLTPTTLRSIEQTFLELTSESASHSREAGFVPPLVEPSQPTPAQTQNTSAHHIVTNVSAGPVATNTTLVDSQQTQQPQQPTRRNMGGRRPTRTIGMTPEEEERRQIRRERNKMAAARCRKRRMDHTNALLEETEGLEQKKQSLQEEIHQLQQAKDELEFILEAHRAVCRLGSRSPPDVKPVIKPELPAEDHQFASVDNAKRESLNAAVRPNRPNSLPVGFDNNNRPNSLSIFTESKERPDSLTFKTVETPSFMKPSLDVVGMPITTPTSGIPFNFESLMEGGTGLTPVSTPLIPSCSTQQRNNLSAVDLSSPDANPPKLVSL, encoded by the exons ATGACGCAACGTGTACCTAGCGCAGGCTTTTACGACACGATCGTCGAagatcacaattacacgatgtTTTCGATGTATCCGACGTCAAACTATTCTGACCCGTGGCAGCTGACGAAAGAGGAAAAGGCTATG CTCGTTTCTTTGGACGGCTTGCACAGCGGAGTGCCGACCAGAACGACGCCGACATTGACGCCGACAACGCTCCGCAGCATCGAACAGACGTTCCTGGAGCTGACCAGCGAGTCAGCGTCACACAGTCGCGAAGCAGGCTTTGTACCCCCGTTGGTTGAGCCCTCGCAGCCGACGCCGGCACAAACGCAGAACACGTCGGCCCATCACATCGTCACCAACGTGTCAGCCGGCCCTGTGGCTACCAACACCACCCTGGTGGACAGCCAACAGACGCAACAGCCGCAGCAACCGACCAGACGCAACATGGGCGGTAGAAGGCCGACGAGAACGATCGGGATGACACCCGAAGAGGAGGAACGACGACAGATACGCAGAGAGAGGAATAAAATGGCAGCAGCCAGATGCCGCAAGCGAAGGATGGATCATACCAATGCCCTGTTAGAA GAGACTGAGGGTTTGGAACAAAAGAAGCAAAGCTTGCAAGAGGAGATCCACCAGCTGCAACAAGCCAAAGACGAGCTGGAGTTCATCCTGGAGGCTCACAGAGCAGTCTGTCGACTCGGTTCCAGGTCTCCGCCGGACGTGAAGCCCGTGATAAAGCCAGAACTTCCGGCAGAGGATCATCAGTTCGCCAGCGTCGACAACGCGAAACGCGAATCGCTGAATGCCGCTGTAAGACCAAACCGGCCGAACTCGTTGCCAGTCGGTTTCGACAATAATAACCGGCCAAACTCCCTGTCGATCTTCACCGAATCGAAGGAGAGACCTGACTCGCTCACGTTCAAGACCGTCGAGACGCCATCTTTCATGAAACCGTCATTGGACGTCGTTGGGATGCCCATCACTACCCCTACGAGCGGCATACCCTTCAACTTCGAGTCCCTGATGGAGGGTGGTACCGGCCTCACGCCAGTTTCCACGCCCTTGATACCATCCTGCTCGACGCAGCAGAGAAACAACCTGTCTGCCGTTGACCTCAGCTCCCCAGATGCAAATCCACCGAAGCTGGTGAGCTTGTGA
- the LOC105663103 gene encoding transcription factor kayak isoform X2, with protein sequence MRDHYCDADEQELCNIVQQPLEVPPASVEQTDRKRLVSLDGLHSGVPTRTTPTLTPTTLRSIEQTFLELTSESASHSREAGFVPPLVEPSQPTPAQTQNTSAHHIVTNVSAGPVATNTTLVDSQQTQQPQQPTRRNMGGRRPTRTIGMTPEEEERRQIRRERNKMAAARCRKRRMDHTNALLEETEGLEQKKQSLQEEIHQLQQAKDELEFILEAHRAVCRLGSRSPPDVKPVIKPELPAEDHQFASVDNAKRESLNAAVRPNRPNSLPVGFDNNNRPNSLSIFTESKERPDSLTFKTVETPSFMKPSLDVVGMPITTPTSGIPFNFESLMEGGTGLTPVSTPLIPSCSTQQRNNLSAVDLSSPDANPPKLVSL encoded by the exons ATGCGGGATCATTATTGCGATGCGGACGAGCAAGAATTGTGCAACATTGTGCAACAACCATTGGAGGTTCCACCCGCTTCGGTGGAACAAACAGATCGTAAACGA CTCGTTTCTTTGGACGGCTTGCACAGCGGAGTGCCGACCAGAACGACGCCGACATTGACGCCGACAACGCTCCGCAGCATCGAACAGACGTTCCTGGAGCTGACCAGCGAGTCAGCGTCACACAGTCGCGAAGCAGGCTTTGTACCCCCGTTGGTTGAGCCCTCGCAGCCGACGCCGGCACAAACGCAGAACACGTCGGCCCATCACATCGTCACCAACGTGTCAGCCGGCCCTGTGGCTACCAACACCACCCTGGTGGACAGCCAACAGACGCAACAGCCGCAGCAACCGACCAGACGCAACATGGGCGGTAGAAGGCCGACGAGAACGATCGGGATGACACCCGAAGAGGAGGAACGACGACAGATACGCAGAGAGAGGAATAAAATGGCAGCAGCCAGATGCCGCAAGCGAAGGATGGATCATACCAATGCCCTGTTAGAA GAGACTGAGGGTTTGGAACAAAAGAAGCAAAGCTTGCAAGAGGAGATCCACCAGCTGCAACAAGCCAAAGACGAGCTGGAGTTCATCCTGGAGGCTCACAGAGCAGTCTGTCGACTCGGTTCCAGGTCTCCGCCGGACGTGAAGCCCGTGATAAAGCCAGAACTTCCGGCAGAGGATCATCAGTTCGCCAGCGTCGACAACGCGAAACGCGAATCGCTGAATGCCGCTGTAAGACCAAACCGGCCGAACTCGTTGCCAGTCGGTTTCGACAATAATAACCGGCCAAACTCCCTGTCGATCTTCACCGAATCGAAGGAGAGACCTGACTCGCTCACGTTCAAGACCGTCGAGACGCCATCTTTCATGAAACCGTCATTGGACGTCGTTGGGATGCCCATCACTACCCCTACGAGCGGCATACCCTTCAACTTCGAGTCCCTGATGGAGGGTGGTACCGGCCTCACGCCAGTTTCCACGCCCTTGATACCATCCTGCTCGACGCAGCAGAGAAACAACCTGTCTGCCGTTGACCTCAGCTCCCCAGATGCAAATCCACCGAAGCTGGTGAGCTTGTGA
- the LOC105663103 gene encoding transcription factor kayak isoform X3 has translation MAATAMDPVDIANILAQELLYQQLVSLDGLHSGVPTRTTPTLTPTTLRSIEQTFLELTSESASHSREAGFVPPLVEPSQPTPAQTQNTSAHHIVTNVSAGPVATNTTLVDSQQTQQPQQPTRRNMGGRRPTRTIGMTPEEEERRQIRRERNKMAAARCRKRRMDHTNALLEETEGLEQKKQSLQEEIHQLQQAKDELEFILEAHRAVCRLGSRSPPDVKPVIKPELPAEDHQFASVDNAKRESLNAAVRPNRPNSLPVGFDNNNRPNSLSIFTESKERPDSLTFKTVETPSFMKPSLDVVGMPITTPTSGIPFNFESLMEGGTGLTPVSTPLIPSCSTQQRNNLSAVDLSSPDANPPKLVSL, from the exons ATGGCAGCCACCGCCATGGATCCAGTCGACATTGCTAATATCCTCGCGCAGGAACTGCTTTATCAGCAG CTCGTTTCTTTGGACGGCTTGCACAGCGGAGTGCCGACCAGAACGACGCCGACATTGACGCCGACAACGCTCCGCAGCATCGAACAGACGTTCCTGGAGCTGACCAGCGAGTCAGCGTCACACAGTCGCGAAGCAGGCTTTGTACCCCCGTTGGTTGAGCCCTCGCAGCCGACGCCGGCACAAACGCAGAACACGTCGGCCCATCACATCGTCACCAACGTGTCAGCCGGCCCTGTGGCTACCAACACCACCCTGGTGGACAGCCAACAGACGCAACAGCCGCAGCAACCGACCAGACGCAACATGGGCGGTAGAAGGCCGACGAGAACGATCGGGATGACACCCGAAGAGGAGGAACGACGACAGATACGCAGAGAGAGGAATAAAATGGCAGCAGCCAGATGCCGCAAGCGAAGGATGGATCATACCAATGCCCTGTTAGAA GAGACTGAGGGTTTGGAACAAAAGAAGCAAAGCTTGCAAGAGGAGATCCACCAGCTGCAACAAGCCAAAGACGAGCTGGAGTTCATCCTGGAGGCTCACAGAGCAGTCTGTCGACTCGGTTCCAGGTCTCCGCCGGACGTGAAGCCCGTGATAAAGCCAGAACTTCCGGCAGAGGATCATCAGTTCGCCAGCGTCGACAACGCGAAACGCGAATCGCTGAATGCCGCTGTAAGACCAAACCGGCCGAACTCGTTGCCAGTCGGTTTCGACAATAATAACCGGCCAAACTCCCTGTCGATCTTCACCGAATCGAAGGAGAGACCTGACTCGCTCACGTTCAAGACCGTCGAGACGCCATCTTTCATGAAACCGTCATTGGACGTCGTTGGGATGCCCATCACTACCCCTACGAGCGGCATACCCTTCAACTTCGAGTCCCTGATGGAGGGTGGTACCGGCCTCACGCCAGTTTCCACGCCCTTGATACCATCCTGCTCGACGCAGCAGAGAAACAACCTGTCTGCCGTTGACCTCAGCTCCCCAGATGCAAATCCACCGAAGCTGGTGAGCTTGTGA